In the Alkaliphilus oremlandii OhILAs genome, one interval contains:
- the hemA gene encoding glutamyl-tRNA reductase translates to MNIIMAGIDYKLAPIDVREGFSFTKAMMKQVYSNILKDTMIYGTVIISTCNRTEIYISCEEDFCVNPFEVLCNAAGIDFTPYEKVHRVKEGDEVIKHLCQLACGVKSQIWGEDQIITQVKNAIAVSREMRAADSYLEVMFRNAIAAAKKVKSTLILNSRENSIVHKALKIIKDQETMNIREILVIGNGEMGRLMTNVLIENGYRATMTLRQYRYHANVIPLNANTVDYSNRYEKMKDCDVVISATLSPHYTVEMENLKKIDKIPKLFIDLAVPRDIDPSIKNLPNIELYDVDGIGADEISKNHAQQLKGIERIIEKYICDYHKWCLFKEGLGCI, encoded by the coding sequence TTGAATATAATAATGGCTGGAATTGATTATAAATTAGCACCTATTGATGTTAGAGAAGGCTTTTCGTTTACAAAGGCCATGATGAAACAGGTATATAGCAACATATTAAAAGATACTATGATTTATGGAACAGTTATTATATCAACCTGTAACAGAACAGAAATCTATATTTCTTGCGAAGAAGATTTCTGTGTCAACCCATTTGAGGTTTTATGCAATGCAGCAGGAATAGATTTTACTCCTTATGAAAAAGTACATAGGGTAAAAGAAGGTGATGAAGTAATCAAGCATCTGTGTCAGCTGGCTTGTGGGGTGAAATCCCAAATTTGGGGAGAAGATCAAATTATTACTCAGGTAAAAAATGCTATAGCTGTTTCTAGAGAAATGAGAGCTGCTGACAGCTATCTTGAAGTTATGTTTAGAAACGCAATTGCCGCTGCAAAAAAGGTAAAATCCACATTAATTCTAAACAGCAGAGAAAATTCTATAGTACATAAAGCCTTAAAAATAATAAAAGATCAAGAAACGATGAATATAAGAGAAATCCTTGTTATTGGGAATGGTGAGATGGGTAGGCTTATGACAAATGTTTTAATAGAGAATGGTTATAGAGCTACAATGACCCTTAGGCAATACCGTTACCATGCTAATGTCATTCCCCTCAATGCAAATACGGTGGATTATAGCAATCGATACGAAAAAATGAAAGATTGTGATGTGGTTATTAGTGCTACCCTCAGTCCACATTACACCGTAGAAATGGAAAATCTCAAAAAAATAGATAAAATTCCTAAGCTCTTTATTGATCTTGCAGTTCCGAGAGACATTGATCCTTCTATAAAAAACCTACCAAACATAGAGCTATATGATGTGGATGGTATTGGTGCAGATGAAATTAGTAAAAATCATGCACAACAACTCAAGGGAATCGAGAGAATTATTGAAAAATATATTTGCGATTATCATAAATGGTGTTTATTTAAGGAAGGGTTAGGGTGCATATGA
- a CDS encoding SAM-dependent methyltransferase: MENILLSGQGSYLERGIIFIYNLYIDLIKYLLGEREGVLNPMKGDVQRCKASVEIAEREKIVKVPTLQKLKNQDIDMLTTVIIGNSQIAIIDDKLVGPRGYRGI, translated from the coding sequence ATGGAAAATATATTACTATCAGGGCAAGGAAGCTATTTAGAGAGAGGTATTATTTTCATTTATAATTTATATATTGACTTAATAAAATATTTACTAGGGGAAAGAGAGGGTGTTTTAAATCCTATGAAGGGGGACGTACAAAGATGTAAAGCTTCTGTAGAGATTGCAGAACGAGAGAAAATTGTAAAGGTACCTACTTTACAAAAGCTAAAGAATCAAGACATAGATATGCTTACTACTGTAATTATTGGGAATAGTCAAATTGCCATCATTGACGATAAGCTTGTGGGACCAAGGGGATATAGAGGGATATGA